One window of the Marinilactibacillus sp. Marseille-P9653 genome contains the following:
- a CDS encoding cell division protein FtsQ/DivIB gives MSKKTDHSVTNIEDIYNKKYADSPQNKKSKWNRLKAKWFGLVLFFSLTLFIGIYFLTPYSQVGAIVVEGTNEVFDQEIINESKIRSGDSLWQTYFNKTEIEKEIKAALPQVRSMELTINDFHDVHFNISEYETVAYLYKDNTYFKILDNEKVLREPYPNNVGNLPTFFNFVDEDVLQQMLSEYNKLDQSIQSMISEVEWIENERNPLLVKAYMNNGNEVLASIPSFSERLKRYPQLVRAVKGENGLFDLEAGAYFLPFSSVEDQEYDEENSIELDNEIEE, from the coding sequence ATGAGTAAGAAGACGGATCATTCAGTAACGAATATTGAAGATATCTATAACAAGAAATATGCAGACTCTCCTCAAAATAAAAAAAGTAAATGGAATCGATTGAAAGCTAAATGGTTCGGACTCGTTCTGTTTTTTTCATTAACTTTGTTTATAGGTATTTACTTTTTAACCCCTTACAGTCAAGTTGGGGCGATTGTTGTTGAAGGAACTAATGAAGTGTTTGATCAAGAAATCATCAATGAAAGCAAAATCCGTTCTGGGGACTCATTATGGCAGACTTACTTTAACAAGACGGAAATAGAAAAGGAAATCAAAGCAGCATTACCCCAAGTTAGATCAATGGAATTAACGATAAATGATTTCCATGATGTTCACTTTAATATCTCCGAATACGAAACCGTTGCCTATCTATACAAAGATAACACCTATTTTAAGATACTAGATAATGAAAAAGTTTTAAGAGAACCTTATCCGAACAACGTAGGAAATCTGCCAACGTTTTTCAATTTTGTAGATGAAGATGTACTTCAACAGATGCTGTCTGAATACAATAAACTAGACCAATCCATTCAGTCCATGATCTCTGAAGTTGAATGGATTGAAAACGAGCGAAATCCACTGCTTGTCAAAGCATATATGAATAATGGCAATGAAGTATTAGCTTCGATACCGAGCTTTTCGGAACGGCTCAAACGCTATCCCCAGCTTGTCAGAGCAGTTAAAGGTGAGAACGGTCTTTTCGATTTAGAAGCAGGTGCTTACTTTTTACCATTTTCATCAGTTGAAGATCAAGAGTATGATGAGGAAAACAGTATTGAATTAGATAATGAAATAGAAGAATAA
- the ftsZ gene encoding cell division protein FtsZ, whose product MELEFDSIASQGAVLKVIGVGGAGGNAVNRMIQDGVQGVEFIVANTDVQALDMMSAETKIQLGPKLTRGLGAGANPEVGRKSAEESEEAIAESLRGADMVFVTAGMGGGTGTGAAGIVARIAKEQGALTVGVITRPFTFEGPKKGRFAAEGIALMREHVDTLVTISNNRLLEIVDKKTPMMEAFREADNVLRQGVQGISDLITNPGYVNLDFADVKTVMENQGSALMGIGTATGENRTAEATKKAISSPLLEVSVDGAENVLLNITGGSDLTLFEAQDASDIVSAAATSEVNIIFGTSINEELGDEVVVTVIATGINGEKKETKKPASVNKNNVQQTQQKKSENDPFGNWDIRKEPNQRDRQNSDLDASREASKENSEKDLFSRDETESQSSSNDEVDTPPFFRRRRKR is encoded by the coding sequence ATGGAATTAGAATTCGATTCAATTGCATCTCAAGGAGCCGTATTAAAAGTTATAGGTGTTGGTGGAGCTGGAGGTAACGCTGTAAACAGAATGATCCAAGATGGCGTTCAAGGCGTAGAATTTATCGTAGCCAATACAGATGTTCAAGCATTAGATATGATGAGTGCTGAAACTAAAATACAATTAGGACCCAAATTGACTAGAGGATTGGGTGCTGGAGCTAATCCAGAAGTCGGAAGAAAATCAGCTGAAGAAAGTGAAGAAGCGATTGCAGAATCCTTGCGTGGAGCTGACATGGTATTTGTTACTGCTGGTATGGGCGGAGGAACTGGTACTGGAGCTGCTGGAATTGTGGCGCGCATTGCAAAAGAGCAAGGAGCTTTGACTGTTGGTGTGATTACACGTCCGTTCACTTTTGAAGGACCTAAAAAAGGTCGTTTTGCTGCAGAAGGTATTGCATTAATGAGAGAACACGTCGACACCTTAGTTACAATCTCTAACAACCGTTTACTTGAAATTGTAGACAAAAAGACACCGATGATGGAAGCTTTCAGAGAAGCTGACAATGTATTGCGTCAAGGTGTGCAAGGAATCTCTGATTTGATTACCAACCCAGGGTATGTCAACTTGGACTTTGCTGACGTTAAAACCGTTATGGAAAACCAAGGTTCTGCCTTGATGGGTATCGGTACAGCTACTGGGGAAAATAGAACTGCAGAAGCAACTAAAAAAGCCATCTCTTCTCCACTACTTGAAGTTTCGGTTGATGGCGCTGAAAATGTCTTGTTAAACATCACTGGCGGATCTGACTTAACATTATTTGAAGCTCAAGATGCATCAGATATTGTTTCAGCAGCAGCAACAAGTGAAGTCAATATTATCTTCGGGACTTCTATCAATGAAGAACTTGGAGATGAAGTAGTTGTTACAGTTATTGCTACTGGAATTAATGGTGAAAAAAAAGAAACTAAAAAACCTGCTTCAGTAAATAAAAATAATGTTCAACAGACTCAACAAAAAAAATCTGAAAATGATCCTTTCGGAAACTGGGATATTCGTAAAGAACCTAACCAGAGAGATCGTCAAAATTCTGATTTAGATGCATCTAGAGAAGCTTCTAAAGAGAATAGTGAAAAAGATTTATTTTCTAGAGATGAGACTGAATCACAGTCAAGCTCAAATGACGAAGTTGATACACCACCATTTTTTAGAAGAAGACGGAAAAGATAG
- a CDS encoding cell division protein SepF — protein sequence MGIKDRLNNFFFLEEDSEEIEEITEKKSAPKQVREKPAPKVEKTVVAKTQPIRKSAAPAQSQNIVAINHQQANKKPRINVMEPRTYSEVQSVADILLNNQSVILNFRRMEKDQAKKVIDFLMGTTYAIKGDIERIGDEIFVCTPNSVELDGAELQALKNQDF from the coding sequence ATGGGGATCAAAGATCGGTTAAACAATTTTTTCTTTTTAGAAGAAGATTCTGAGGAGATAGAAGAAATAACTGAGAAGAAAAGCGCACCAAAACAGGTCAGAGAAAAGCCAGCGCCTAAAGTAGAAAAAACTGTCGTAGCTAAAACTCAACCAATCCGTAAATCTGCAGCACCTGCACAGAGTCAAAACATTGTAGCAATCAATCATCAGCAGGCGAATAAAAAGCCACGTATCAATGTGATGGAACCTCGCACATACTCTGAAGTTCAAAGTGTGGCGGATATTCTATTAAATAATCAGTCTGTGATTTTGAATTTCAGAAGAATGGAAAAAGATCAGGCTAAAAAAGTGATTGATTTCTTAATGGGTACGACCTATGCAATTAAAGGTGATATTGAAAGAATCGGCGATGAAATTTTTGTTTGTACTCCGAATTCTGTTGAATTAGATGGAGCTGAGTTACAAGCTTTAAAAAACCAGGATTTCTAA
- a CDS encoding YggT family protein, producing the protein MVYQVIQFLHDISLRAVDIYRMLILVYFLMSWIPGAYQSSIGRILIRICEPYVGFFRRFVPPIGMISLAGIVALFALSFIRMGITPVFQIILNLFNQIGLV; encoded by the coding sequence ATGGTATATCAAGTTATACAATTTTTACACGACATTTCACTGAGAGCGGTCGATATTTATAGAATGTTGATCCTCGTCTACTTTTTAATGTCTTGGATTCCAGGAGCGTATCAGTCTAGTATTGGAAGAATTTTAATCAGAATTTGTGAACCTTATGTAGGATTCTTTAGACGGTTTGTACCGCCAATCGGAATGATCAGTCTTGCAGGGATCGTTGCGCTTTTTGCTCTTTCGTTTATCAGAATGGGGATTACACCCGTTTTTCAAATCATTTTGAATCTTTTCAATCAAATCGGATTAGTGTGA
- the murG gene encoding undecaprenyldiphospho-muramoylpentapeptide beta-N-acetylglucosaminyltransferase codes for MKVLLTGGGTGGHIYPALALKKKIQEQYPDSEFLYIGTERGLESKIVPESGVPFKAIKVEGFKRKLNPSGIAYNVNTIRLFLGSIRKARKLIKAFNPDVVIGTGGYVCAPVCYAASKQKIPTIIHEQNSVAGITNKFLARFVDKIAVCFEEAKVQFKGQEDKVVFTGNPRAQEVALLKPNAILETFGLNSEKETVLIFGGSRGAQKINQTFMDSFEQLVGSPYQVLYVTGEIYHDEITQEIQTKYKALNLQDSVKIVPYINDMPQVFASVSLVVGRSGATTLAELTSLGMPSILIPSPNVTEDHQTKNALSLVNKEAALMIRETELTVERFVKDINVLMSDEQKRKDMAENSKKMGKQRASDELIEVIQSIIN; via the coding sequence ATGAAGGTATTATTAACTGGAGGCGGAACAGGTGGACATATCTATCCTGCGTTAGCCTTGAAAAAAAAAATCCAAGAACAATATCCTGATTCAGAATTTCTTTATATAGGAACTGAACGAGGTTTAGAAAGTAAAATCGTTCCTGAAAGCGGTGTGCCTTTTAAAGCCATAAAAGTGGAGGGGTTTAAAAGAAAGTTGAACCCTTCAGGAATAGCTTATAACGTGAATACAATCAGACTTTTCCTAGGTAGTATTCGAAAAGCTCGAAAATTGATTAAGGCTTTTAATCCTGACGTTGTAATTGGAACAGGAGGATACGTATGTGCACCCGTTTGCTATGCGGCCTCAAAACAAAAGATTCCCACTATTATACATGAACAAAATAGTGTAGCGGGCATCACAAATAAATTTTTAGCGCGTTTCGTAGATAAGATTGCAGTTTGTTTTGAAGAAGCAAAAGTTCAGTTCAAAGGACAAGAAGATAAAGTTGTATTCACAGGAAATCCAAGAGCTCAGGAAGTAGCGCTCTTAAAACCAAATGCTATATTGGAAACATTTGGTTTAAATAGTGAAAAAGAAACGGTATTGATTTTCGGAGGCAGTCGAGGAGCGCAGAAGATCAATCAAACTTTTATGGATAGTTTCGAACAATTGGTAGGTTCTCCCTATCAAGTGCTTTATGTAACTGGAGAAATTTACCACGATGAAATCACTCAAGAAATTCAGACAAAATACAAAGCATTAAATCTTCAGGATTCTGTGAAGATCGTACCTTATATCAACGATATGCCACAAGTTTTTGCATCAGTGTCGCTCGTCGTAGGGAGAAGTGGCGCGACCACACTTGCAGAGTTAACTTCTTTAGGTATGCCTAGTATTTTGATCCCTAGTCCAAATGTCACAGAAGACCATCAAACGAAAAATGCACTCAGTCTGGTCAACAAAGAAGCAGCTTTGATGATACGAGAAACAGAACTAACTGTTGAAAGATTTGTGAAAGATATAAATGTACTGATGTCAGATGAGCAAAAAAGAAAAGATATGGCTGAAAATTCCAAGAAAATGGGCAAACAAAGAGCATCAGATGAGCTGATTGAAGTGATACAGTCGATTATAAATTAA
- the ileS gene encoding isoleucine--tRNA ligase, translated as MEVKETLNLLKTAFPMRAGLPNKEPDRQAEWEENNIYANRQELNQNKPTFILHDGPPYANGNIHMGHALNKVSKDIIVRYKSMSGFRAPYVPGWDTHGLPIEQALTNAGVDRKSMSVAEFRKLCEEYAWEQVDKQREDFKRLGVAGEWDNPYVTLTKDYESEQIKVFGKMAEKGYIYRGLKPIYWSPSSESALAEAEIEYHDVRSANIYVAFEVNDGKGILEQDTSLIIWTTTPWTLPANLAIAVNPEFDYAVLEADGRKYVVASKMAEEVAEILGWEKIELIKEVKGSDLDRLTTKHPFYDRDSLVIMGDHVTLDSGTGLVHTAPGHGEDDFIAAQQYGLKVLSPVDGRGCFTDEAPGLEGTFYDDANKIITEWLKEKDALLKMDFFTHSYPHDWRTKKPVIFRATPQWFASIKDFREDILQAVQEVDWLQPWGMQRLYNMVRDRGDWVISRQRAWGVPLPIFYAENGDAIITPETIARVSDLFAEHGSNVWFEREAKDLLPEGFESPSSPNGLFTKETDIMDVWFDSGSSHQAVLKTRDNLSFPADMYLEGSDQYRGWFNSSLTTSVAINGEAPYKSVLSQGFVLDGDGRKMSKSLGNTILPNKVIKQMGADIIRLWVSSVDSQADVRVSMDILKQVSEVYRKIRNTIRFLIQNTEDFSYAENNVPYEELRTVDQYMMNRLNRTVENVLNAYEAYNFSEIYKEINQFCTVDMSNFYVNFAKDVLYIDAPDAHSRRAMQSVFYQVIVKLTKLLTPILPHTAEEIWTYLEEDEAYAQLTEMPQVETYEQSEALVEKWDQFMRLRDHILKANEVARENKVIGKDFEADTTLYVSDDVQTLLESLDTNLRQILIASNVTVKPLSEKPKDSSILDFEGLSVRVQHMEGEVCERCRITSNELVEIEGVGKLCPRCHHICEEHFPELFEEKEEQE; from the coding sequence ATGGAAGTAAAAGAAACTCTGAATTTATTGAAGACAGCATTCCCAATGCGTGCTGGACTCCCAAACAAAGAACCGGATCGTCAAGCAGAATGGGAAGAAAACAATATTTATGCAAATAGACAAGAATTAAACCAGAACAAACCAACATTTATATTACATGATGGACCTCCTTATGCAAATGGGAATATTCATATGGGCCATGCATTAAACAAAGTTTCAAAAGACATTATCGTTCGCTACAAATCTATGTCTGGATTCCGTGCACCATATGTTCCAGGATGGGATACACATGGTTTACCTATTGAGCAAGCTTTAACAAATGCAGGTGTTGATCGTAAATCAATGTCTGTTGCCGAATTCAGAAAGCTTTGTGAAGAGTATGCTTGGGAACAAGTCGATAAACAACGTGAAGACTTTAAACGATTAGGTGTTGCTGGGGAGTGGGATAATCCATACGTGACCCTTACAAAAGATTACGAATCAGAACAAATCAAAGTATTCGGTAAAATGGCAGAAAAAGGCTACATCTATAGAGGGTTAAAACCGATTTATTGGTCTCCATCTAGTGAGTCTGCTTTAGCTGAGGCTGAAATCGAGTATCACGATGTTCGTTCGGCTAATATTTATGTGGCGTTTGAAGTTAATGACGGAAAAGGTATTCTGGAACAAGATACTTCTTTAATTATCTGGACAACAACCCCTTGGACATTGCCTGCAAACTTAGCCATTGCTGTAAACCCTGAATTTGATTATGCTGTACTAGAAGCCGATGGACGTAAATACGTAGTCGCTTCTAAAATGGCTGAAGAAGTAGCAGAAATACTTGGCTGGGAAAAAATTGAACTAATCAAAGAAGTTAAAGGATCGGATTTGGACCGATTAACAACAAAACATCCATTCTATGACCGTGATTCGTTAGTGATTATGGGAGACCATGTAACTTTAGACAGTGGTACTGGTTTAGTTCATACAGCACCTGGACACGGAGAAGATGACTTTATTGCCGCTCAGCAATATGGCCTTAAAGTCCTTTCACCAGTAGACGGAAGAGGGTGCTTTACAGATGAAGCTCCAGGTCTAGAAGGAACGTTTTATGATGATGCAAATAAAATCATCACAGAGTGGTTAAAAGAGAAAGATGCTTTGCTTAAAATGGATTTCTTCACACACAGCTATCCACATGACTGGAGAACAAAAAAACCGGTTATCTTCCGAGCAACACCACAATGGTTTGCTTCCATCAAAGATTTCCGTGAAGATATTCTACAAGCTGTTCAAGAAGTAGACTGGCTTCAGCCTTGGGGAATGCAAAGACTCTACAACATGGTAAGAGATAGAGGAGACTGGGTGATTTCACGTCAGCGTGCCTGGGGTGTTCCTTTACCGATCTTCTATGCTGAAAATGGAGATGCAATCATTACACCTGAAACTATTGCCCGTGTATCTGACTTATTTGCTGAACATGGATCTAACGTTTGGTTTGAACGTGAAGCAAAAGACTTGCTTCCAGAAGGATTTGAATCTCCTTCTAGTCCAAACGGTTTATTCACTAAAGAAACAGATATCATGGATGTTTGGTTCGATTCGGGATCTTCTCATCAAGCAGTTCTAAAAACAAGAGATAACCTATCTTTCCCAGCTGATATGTATCTTGAAGGTTCAGATCAGTACCGTGGATGGTTTAATTCGAGTTTGACAACAAGTGTAGCTATCAATGGTGAAGCGCCATATAAATCTGTTTTATCTCAAGGATTTGTTTTAGATGGGGATGGACGTAAAATGAGTAAATCACTCGGAAATACGATCCTTCCAAACAAAGTCATCAAACAAATGGGTGCAGATATTATTCGTTTATGGGTTTCTAGTGTCGATTCTCAAGCTGATGTGCGTGTAAGTATGGATATCTTGAAACAAGTATCAGAAGTATACCGTAAAATCAGAAATACCATTCGTTTCTTGATTCAAAATACAGAAGACTTCTCGTATGCTGAAAACAATGTACCTTATGAAGAATTAAGAACTGTTGATCAGTACATGATGAACCGTTTGAATCGTACTGTTGAAAATGTTTTAAATGCTTATGAAGCTTACAACTTCTCTGAAATTTACAAAGAAATCAATCAATTCTGTACGGTTGATATGTCAAACTTCTACGTAAACTTTGCAAAAGATGTGCTTTATATTGATGCTCCAGATGCGCATTCTAGAAGAGCCATGCAATCTGTTTTCTATCAAGTAATCGTGAAATTGACTAAGCTGTTGACACCTATTCTTCCGCATACTGCAGAAGAGATTTGGACATATTTAGAAGAAGATGAAGCGTATGCTCAATTAACTGAAATGCCTCAAGTAGAAACATACGAGCAATCAGAAGCACTTGTAGAAAAATGGGATCAGTTTATGCGATTAAGAGACCATATCCTTAAAGCGAATGAAGTCGCGCGTGAAAACAAAGTGATTGGTAAGGATTTTGAAGCAGATACGACGCTTTACGTATCAGATGATGTTCAAACGTTATTGGAATCACTAGATACTAATCTGCGCCAGATTCTAATTGCTTCAAATGTTACGGTTAAACCACTTTCTGAAAAACCAAAAGATTCCTCTATATTAGACTTCGAAGGGCTTTCAGTTCGAGTTCAGCATATGGAAGGCGAGGTTTGTGAAAGATGTCGAATCACTTCTAATGAACTTGTGGAAATTGAAGGAGTCGGCAAACTTTGTCCTAGATGTCACCATATCTGTGAAGAACACTTCCCAGAATTATTTGAAGAAAAAGAAGAACAAGAATAA
- the ftsA gene encoding cell division protein FtsA, translating to MENGVYASLDIGTTSIKVIVAEVLNNQMNVIGVGSERSKGLNKGMIVDIDETSQAITAAVQQAEEKSGLKIEELIVGIPANGVDIIPFNGYIQIDHNSQEITDADVEKAINETCLNHIPSDKEMISVMVEEFLVDGFDEIKDPRGMVGERLEIYGTVLAVPKSIVHNVKKCVREAGYVIQDLIIQPQAMSHLVLSEDERQFGAVQIDMGGGQTTASALHDHQLKYMHVEQQGGEFVTKDISMVLNTSTVNAESLKREVGYALSSNLDSDQTIHVDTVGQKEPIKVKETYIAEIIEARIEQIFQLLKEDLDKIGALSLPGGVKLTGGAAAIPGVRELAEEIFDVQVDVYIPDFMGVRYPSFTNAISLAYYEGKLDGIQKLINKICLSGHQFNQHETTQSTHGNTASSTSAHQDETHVQTSEPSNGPSFTEKVKNFFSTFFD from the coding sequence ATGGAAAATGGCGTATACGCGAGTTTAGATATAGGAACAACTTCAATAAAAGTTATCGTAGCTGAAGTTCTGAATAATCAGATGAATGTTATTGGTGTTGGTAGTGAACGATCTAAAGGCTTGAATAAAGGCATGATCGTAGATATTGATGAAACGAGTCAAGCTATAACAGCTGCCGTTCAACAAGCAGAAGAAAAATCTGGATTAAAAATTGAAGAATTGATTGTTGGTATACCTGCAAATGGAGTAGATATTATTCCTTTTAATGGATATATCCAAATTGATCATAACAGTCAGGAAATAACAGATGCAGATGTTGAAAAAGCCATCAATGAAACGTGTTTGAATCATATTCCTTCAGACAAAGAAATGATTTCGGTCATGGTTGAAGAATTTTTAGTGGATGGTTTTGATGAAATTAAAGATCCAAGAGGTATGGTTGGTGAAAGACTAGAGATTTACGGTACAGTACTAGCGGTGCCTAAGTCAATCGTACACAACGTCAAGAAATGTGTTAGAGAAGCTGGATATGTGATTCAAGACCTGATCATACAACCACAAGCTATGTCACACCTTGTATTATCAGAAGATGAGCGACAATTTGGAGCTGTTCAAATAGATATGGGTGGAGGACAGACAACGGCATCAGCATTACACGATCATCAGTTGAAGTACATGCATGTCGAACAGCAAGGTGGAGAATTTGTAACTAAAGATATTTCTATGGTACTAAATACGTCTACAGTAAATGCTGAAAGCTTGAAAAGAGAAGTTGGGTATGCTTTATCTAGTAATCTAGATAGTGATCAAACCATTCATGTGGACACCGTAGGTCAGAAAGAACCGATAAAGGTTAAAGAAACCTATATTGCAGAAATCATAGAAGCAAGAATTGAGCAGATATTTCAATTGTTGAAAGAAGATTTGGATAAAATCGGCGCTTTGTCTTTACCGGGTGGAGTGAAACTCACAGGTGGAGCTGCGGCCATACCAGGTGTTAGAGAACTTGCAGAAGAGATATTTGATGTACAAGTGGATGTTTACATACCTGATTTCATGGGAGTGAGATACCCTTCTTTTACAAATGCGATATCACTTGCGTATTATGAGGGGAAACTGGATGGTATACAGAAACTGATTAATAAAATATGTCTATCCGGACATCAGTTTAATCAACATGAAACAACTCAAAGTACTCATGGAAATACAGCTAGTTCTACTAGCGCACATCAAGATGAGACGCATGTACAAACAAGCGAACCATCAAATGGACCATCATTTACGGAAAAAGTAAAAAACTTTTTCTCAACATTTTTTGATTAA
- a CDS encoding IS30 family transposase, producing the protein MTYTHLTTEELVMIEAYFHQNISVLKISTYLHRSRQTIHKVITFLRKGCTALDYFKQYKENKQRCGRRSICLPQDQKSYIQKMVAQGWTPDVIIGRAEKPIACSVRTLYRQFKQGLFDQATLPMKGKRKPNGHKERRGKQAFKRNISERLDDYPHFTKEFGHLEGDTIVGVHHKSAVITLVERLSKVIITLKPDGRKARDIEAAVNNWFKTIPRNLFKSITFDCGKEFSNWKSISNQQDIAIYFADPGTPSQRALNEHSNGLLRKDGLPKEMDFNQVDQSFVSNIASNRNHIPRKSLNYHTPLEVFLRHIDGQELSNLI; encoded by the coding sequence ATGACCTACACCCATCTTACCACGGAAGAACTTGTAATGATAGAAGCCTATTTCCACCAGAATATATCTGTCTTGAAGATCTCGACCTACCTCCATCGGTCGCGTCAAACGATTCACAAAGTCATTACTTTCCTAAGGAAAGGATGTACTGCGCTTGATTATTTCAAACAGTACAAAGAAAATAAACAACGGTGCGGGAGACGCTCTATTTGTTTACCGCAAGATCAAAAATCTTACATTCAAAAGATGGTTGCTCAAGGATGGACACCCGATGTCATTATAGGGCGTGCAGAGAAGCCCATCGCTTGCTCTGTACGTACCTTGTATCGACAGTTCAAACAGGGACTTTTTGATCAAGCAACGCTTCCGATGAAAGGAAAGCGCAAACCAAATGGTCATAAGGAAAGACGCGGTAAGCAAGCATTCAAAAGAAACATTTCCGAACGGCTAGATGATTATCCTCATTTTACAAAAGAATTTGGTCACCTAGAAGGTGACACAATCGTTGGGGTTCATCATAAAAGTGCTGTGATCACATTAGTCGAACGATTATCAAAAGTCATTATTACTTTGAAGCCCGACGGGCGCAAGGCACGTGATATCGAAGCTGCGGTAAATAATTGGTTCAAGACTATTCCAAGAAATCTCTTCAAATCTATCACGTTTGATTGTGGAAAAGAATTTTCTAACTGGAAATCCATTAGTAATCAACAGGATATAGCGATTTACTTTGCGGATCCAGGGACACCCTCCCAACGAGCTTTAAATGAACATTCTAACGGTCTACTCCGAAAAGATGGTCTCCCTAAAGAAATGGACTTCAATCAAGTAGATCAATCATTTGTTTCAAATATCGCTTCAAATAGGAACCATATTCCAAGAAAATCTTTGAACTACCATACACCATTAGAAGTATTTTTGAGACACATTGATGGACAAGAACTGTCTAACTTAATTTGA
- a CDS encoding RNA-binding protein translates to MDNVYQHFRKDEQNFIDTVMDWTNQVEEQYTPYLTPFLDPRQQYIVESVVGQSTEISLHYFGGYEDAERKRLFLSPPYFEPEQQDYNITICEINYPTKFATLSHGSILGTLTGAGINRETLGDIITDGETWQFFMDQPMLPYLLSQIESIGKIKVHLEEKSYTEIILPRDKWDSHSVIASSLRIDVVLAAAFNLSRQKSKELISSNKVKVNWNEISRPDISLGISDVISIRGFGRIKLKSIEGKTRKEKIRLELDILDRNQ, encoded by the coding sequence ATGGATAATGTATACCAGCATTTTAGAAAAGACGAACAGAATTTCATTGATACAGTCATGGATTGGACTAATCAAGTGGAAGAACAGTATACGCCTTATCTGACACCATTTTTGGATCCGAGACAGCAGTATATTGTTGAATCAGTCGTAGGGCAGAGTACTGAGATATCTTTGCATTACTTTGGAGGATATGAAGATGCAGAAAGAAAAAGACTCTTTCTGTCTCCGCCTTATTTTGAACCCGAGCAACAAGACTACAATATCACAATCTGTGAAATCAATTATCCAACCAAGTTTGCGACTCTATCACATGGGAGTATACTTGGAACGCTTACTGGAGCTGGAATTAACCGAGAAACTCTTGGAGACATTATAACCGATGGAGAAACATGGCAGTTCTTTATGGATCAACCGATGCTGCCATACTTACTTTCACAAATTGAAAGTATTGGTAAAATAAAGGTTCATCTGGAAGAAAAGTCATACACTGAAATTATCCTGCCGAGAGATAAGTGGGATAGTCACAGTGTCATTGCTTCTTCATTAAGAATAGATGTTGTCCTTGCAGCTGCATTCAATCTGTCTAGACAAAAGTCGAAAGAATTGATTAGTTCAAACAAAGTGAAAGTCAACTGGAATGAAATTTCTAGACCGGATATTTCTTTAGGAATATCAGATGTTATTTCTATTAGAGGGTTCGGAAGAATCAAATTGAAATCCATTGAAGGTAAAACACGTAAAGAAAAAATCAGATTGGAACTTGATATTCTGGATAGAAATCAATAA
- a CDS encoding DivIVA domain-containing protein, producing the protein MALTPMDIHNKEFSVKMRGYDQDQVNDYLDQIIKDYELLLKQKKETEKKLEFAEEKLASYDQMQDSLNKSIIVAQDAADRLKVNSEKEADMISKEAENKASKVRQDAENHADQLLKEAVGKARKIEEETEALRKQSRIFRQRLQLMIESQLELVKKDEWDDILQAPISEKPETHTLNEVKTELDQKDESEEIEPTSDVVESDESENQNYEEGMTPAVELPNV; encoded by the coding sequence ATGGCATTAACACCTATGGACATACATAACAAAGAATTTTCTGTTAAGATGAGAGGGTACGATCAGGATCAAGTAAACGATTATCTGGATCAAATCATCAAAGATTATGAATTGTTATTGAAACAAAAAAAGGAAACTGAAAAGAAATTGGAATTTGCTGAAGAAAAATTAGCAAGTTACGATCAAATGCAAGATTCACTTAATAAGTCGATTATTGTTGCACAAGATGCTGCTGATCGTTTGAAAGTGAATTCTGAAAAAGAAGCAGATATGATTTCTAAAGAAGCAGAAAACAAAGCTTCCAAAGTTCGTCAAGATGCTGAAAATCATGCAGATCAACTACTGAAAGAAGCTGTTGGTAAAGCCCGTAAAATCGAAGAAGAAACAGAAGCTTTGCGCAAGCAAAGTCGTATTTTTCGCCAAAGACTTCAACTTATGATTGAATCGCAACTTGAGCTAGTAAAGAAAGATGAATGGGATGATATTTTACAAGCACCTATTTCAGAGAAACCAGAAACACATACATTGAACGAAGTGAAAACAGAACTTGATCAAAAAGATGAATCAGAAGAAATCGAACCTACATCGGATGTAGTAGAATCAGATGAATCTGAAAATCAAAATTACGAAGAAGGCATGACACCTGCTGTGGAATTGCCAAACGTATAA